The genomic segment CTCACTTCACCTCTACCTCTTAGAGAAGATGGTCAGCACATTTGCAAACATGATGTCGCGTGCAGGCAAGGCTGCGGGAATTGAAGTCTTGTACCCATACCTTGACAGACGCCTCATTGAGTTCTGTATGAGTCTCTCTCCGGCTGCCAAGTACAACAAGGCCCCGCTGCGGACGCTGATGCGGACCAAGTATGGTTTCAGTGAGGCGATTGCCTCAAGTGGTGAGAACTGGGACAAGAGAGGATGGGGTGGCACACCCGTTCCTTACTTTCGAAGCAAGTTGTACATGGAAAAGGTCCGACCCGACATGAACCTCGCGCGTGATTGGTTCACCGAGGACGCGCTTCGGCTACTGGACCTTTCAAACAAGCCCACGACCGATGGCCTGCACATGGCTCTGTTCCTCAAGATGATAGAGCACGGCTGAAGGAGCGAGGTGGCCGCAGAAGAACACCACTCATCTAGACGAGTGTGCGGTGTCTTGACATGTGCTGACCGAGGATCGCGATGGCATCCCGTACAGACCCGCGGAAGGATGTCTCGGAGGCGTAGTGACTTATGACATCTGGATCGGTACATCTCCAAGTGCCCCTCGCCCGCTCGCTCAGGTATCCTTGCAGCAGTTCACGTCCGCGCTTTCCAGTCAAGAATCTCCAGACTGCTCTGATTAGTACCATCCACAATGAGCGCCCCACATAGAATGACAGTCGTCCCTGTCTGAAGGCTCCTTCTCTTGATACCACTGCGGTGGTCGGTCGGTCCAACCGCACAGGCACCTTCACCACGGCAACTCTATACCCCTGAGCCTCCGCCTTCAGGTTGTAGAACGAGTCTGGACAGTAGTCCCAGAATCGTCCAATGCTTCTCACAATCTGCCAGCGGATCATCTTCCCACTGTTCATGGGCCGTCCAGAATACAGCTTGTCTTGCTCTTGGACCGGGTATCCTGCCACTGCCCCCAAGTCACTGTGAGCGTCCATGATGCTGCATAGTCTGGCAAAGTAGTTGGGGCAGGGCTCAGTGTCAGCATCCAAGATTGCCATATACTGGACACCGAGTCGATCCACCCGGTCAGAGACTCTGGTGAGGACGGTCTCATGGGTCTTTCCGAGTGTGAAGAAGTTCGGCTTCTGCTTCTTGGGCATCCTCTCCAGCCACACATCCAGTTGTCTGTAGTTTGCCGCCTCCCGTGCTATGACCTCCGCGGTCTCATCTGTTGAACCATCGTCTACCCACAACCACACGACCGGCTTCTTTGTCTGATGTGCGACGTATCTGAAGAGGGCCGGCACAGAGGCAACCTCATTATACACGTTCGTCCACAGAATGTAAGTACTGCTTGACGGAGGCGGGGCAGAACAGGACGCCTTGCAGTAGCCGCAGAAGGCGGCGAACCTGTCACGGCGGTCTCCAGACTCTGACATCCTGCTGTATCAAGGCCACGCTCCGTGTGTAGAGATATAAAACTAGCCGTCTGCATGACATGCTCCAGTGGTCGATGTCTGGTCATGACTGTCAGTTGCAGATTCAAGCTACACTGACATCCCGTCTGGGAGTCGAGTACACGGGATGGTGTCGCGAGCACATGTTCGCCGCTCAACGTCATACGAGTGGGCCATGAAGCGGCGCTACTTTCAAAAACAGTTGACCTGCATGAAATGCCCGAGCCTTCCTGTGGTGCACGACTTGGGATACGTACTGGTGACCAACATCTTCAACGAGGCGGAGCGCATTCAGGGAATCATCGATAACATCCTGCTTCAGTCTATGCGGCCAACTGCCTGGGTCTGGATTGACGACGGCTCAACCGATGGAGGAATCAAGATTGTGGAACGATTCGGTGAGACCGGACTGATTCCAATCAAGTCGTTCAGGCTGCCGGCAAAGAAGCGTGGTAACCTCGACACGATTGGGCGTGCTTGGAATGTCGCTCACCCCTACATCAGACAGAGTCTCAGAACCGATTACCTTGCCGTCACTGATGTCGACACACGCTACCCCAAGAACTACTTCGAGAGGGTCTGTGACTTCATGGACCGCCACCCCAGTGTCGGTGCGGCAAGTGGCAATGTTCGGGGGCGACCATACTTCAATCCGACTGCGCCAATGGGCTGCGGGAAGGTGATTCGTTGGAGCATCATCGATGCAATTGAGTCCTACTGGGACATGGCCCCGGACTCGTACTTCAACATAAAGGCGGCAATCCTCGGATATGGACTCGCATCGTTCAGAGACCTGCTGATCGAGTCACCGCCTGCGACAATGTACTCCAAGAAGGGCCGCCTGAGATACGGACGCTGCGCCTACTACACATGGCTGCCCTTGCCAAGAGTCTTGGGAAACGGTCTCAAGGATCTTCTGAAGTCTCGCCACGGCAGTGACTACCTGAGGGGCTTCTGGCAGGAGTGGAGTCGAGGTGAGTGGCGTTGCACCGACCCGGACGTGAAGAGGTACTTCAGTATGTCCTATCTTCTGACGCACGGGAGGAAACTGAAGAAGAGGTGTTTCTCTTCAATCAAGTCGTAGAGATGCGCCCTCGTATGCTCTTCAGTGTGTGTTCGCTGGAGCCTGCCTGTCACATGGTCTTTGAATGCTATCGATAGTCCCTTTCTGAAGCGACGACTTCCCGCAGGTCTCGACGCGATCCAACAAGAGACATCCTGAGTTTCCGCTTTCGCTTTATCTCTCGTTCTCTTGCAAGGGCAGTCTTCCGGTCTGGCACCTCTTCCAGATATACGAGATACATGGGCTTGTGCATCCGCAGGTACGCCGCACCCGAAGCCGCCCCGGACATATGTTCCCGAAACCTGCGTAGGAGGTCATTTGTCTGCCCAGTGTAGTAGGTTCCGTCGTCGGTCTCTATTATGTATACGAAGTACCGCTGTCCGGGCTTTGAAGTCATCCTAATGCCGACCATTCTGCGACATCATACTCCTTTGAAGCTTCTGCGCATACTGCATCACGTCCCACCGACGCAGTATGGTGAGTCTCTGATGAGCTGAAGCGCAAGGACCAGGTGATCCGTAGCCGGCACATCATTAGCCTGATTGCACAGCGCCCCTCTCTCCACCACTCTCTGGGTCTCGGTTCGGTCTGTAGGCACAAAGTGCAACGTCGAGTGCTCGTCACCTCTCATTCCTACTGCGTCTGAGGTGACCGATACTGGAACCACGATCACGAAAGTCGTGTCATGGTTGCTCCCCCATGCGGCCCCAATGAGTGCCATTGCATCTGAGTCGATGTCCTTCAGTTGTATCGTGGACTCTTCCTGCACCTCCCTCACAGCAGTATCAAAGATGTTCTCAGGAATGAAGTTCCATGAAGAGGGATGGTCACTGTGAACTGAAGTGACTGCATCGATGAACCCGGCACCCAGACTATGCAGTCTGTTTCCCTGGTCTGGTCCCTGTCTGACTGCCACGGGAATCTTTCTGTCCTCGGTCACAACCAATGAAGTGACACTGGCAGGATTGGGATAGTGTGATGGTGTGGGATACTGCTGCTCCTTCAGCACGTAGTGCCACTTGTAGCTGCATCGACTCAGTCTGATGTGCAGGTCCTTCCCTGTGGTCAGAACCCCCTCAAAACGCCATACTGGCCCGTCATACACGACTCTGCTGGCATCCTGCCACGCTCGTTCTACTAGTCTTCGCTGTTCTGCAGTGGGCGCCCATGAAGACGGTACTTCTCGTATGTTGACCGCTTCTCTCTTCCACAGACCATTGAGTATCAGTTGGCGTTCTGACAACTCGGTAGCCCTTCGCAATCGTCTGATGAGTACTTTATAGGCTTGCCGTCTCGCGACCGGGTTGTCTTGTCCTCTCGGAACTGACTCCAGTCAGAATCATTCATATCCCGGCGCTCGGCAGTCCAAGAATGGTGAACACGTGTCCAATCCGATTGTTGCTATAGACGTCGGGACAACTGGCGTTCGTTCGATGTTGTTCGATGTCAAAGGAGCGGTGCTCTCCAGAGCTTACATGGAGTTTGAGAGCAGATTCCCGAGTCCCTCTTGGGTTGAACAGGATGCTGAGAGCTGGTGGACCGCGACGTGTGAGACGCTGAAGCGGATGCTGAAGGACGCACCCTGCAGACCCAGCGAGATTGCTGCTGTGAGCATCACCAACCAACGTGAGACAGTTGTTCCTGTGGACTCGCATGGCAAGCCGCTCCGTAATGCCATCGTGTGGCAGGACCGGCGCACGACCGCCCAGTGTGAATGGATTCGCAACACAGTCGCTCCTGAAGAGGTGTATCAGACGACCGGTCTCACGATAGACCCGTACTTCACTGCTCCCAAACTCCTATGGATGAAGGAGAACGAGCCGGACAAGTTCAGGGCAGCTGAGACCTTCCTGCTAGTGCATGACTACATCGTCTTCCGACTGACGGGACAAAGGGTCACAGACTTCTCGAATGCGAGCAGAACGATGTTGTTCGACATACGGCGAGGTGACTGGTCTGATCGTATGCTTGATGCTCTTGACATCCCGCGTGACAAACTGCCGGCCCCCGTAGAATCGGGGACCGTCGTAGGCGAGACGACGCCGGACGCGAGCCGGGCCACCGGGCTGGCAAAGGGGACGCCCGTAGTAGCAGGAGGCGGCGACCAGCAGTGCGCTGCTCTCGGAGTAGGGGTGGTGCGCCCGGGTTCTATCAAGGCGACCACGGGTACGGGCACATTCATGCTTGCCTATTCGGAGTCAGTACGACTGGATCCTCTCGCCCGCGTCCTGTGCAGCAGGCATGTTGTCCCCGGTGCCTTTGTGGTGGAGGCAAGCATGTTCACCACCGGCTCCGCGCTCAGGTGGTTTCGGGACCAGCTCGGCGCAGAGGAGAGAATGCATGCTGACGAGATGGGTGTTGACCCGTATGATGTGATGACTGAAGAGGCCAGTGCAGTACCTGCTGGGTCCGAGGGCGTCCTCCACTTGCCGCACTTTGTGGGTGCTGGTGCACCGTACTGGAATCCGAACTCGCGCGGTGCGTTTGTCGGTCTTGCTCTTGGTCACACCAGGAAGCATCTGATGCGGGCTGTGCTCGAAGGTGTTGCGTATGACCTGCGGACGAACCTTGATGTGATGAGCGAACTCGTAATCAAGGGCAAAGAGCTCAGAGTGACTGGTGGTGCAGCACGGAGCGAGGTCTGGATGCAGATTCAGGCTGATGTGCTGGGCATTCCGGTGATTCGGACCGAGATGGAGGAAGCCACTGCAGTGGGCGCTGCCATCCTTGCCTGTAAGGGTGTTGGGCTGTTCAAGTCGGTCGCAGACGCCGCTGAGGGAATGGTCCGTGTCCGACCACCGCTAGTACCTACTTCGGCTCACAGGGAAGTATACGACATGGGTTTCAAGAGGTACAAGGCGCTCTACAGCGCCCTGTCTTCACTGTCTCTCTCGTAGACCGTTCATGTGACGCCTCTAGGCTGCGTATACACTCAGCTTGTTCCCCTTGTCGATTACAAGTATCTTGACCTTGGGGTTCTCCGCGATCCACTGGTCTATCACTGACTGGGCGCTGCTGACCTTCACCAGATGGGCCTTCGCCACAGTCTTTTCGTCAAGGGCGGTGAGCATCTTGACTCTCGACACACGCTTGAGCATCTCAGCGAACTTGTATGCCTTGTGCTCGTATAGGTGGTATTTGCTCCCGATTGACGACAGCACCTCATCCAGCGGTGCAGTCAGTCTGTTGTAGAAGTTCTCCACTGCCTCCTGTGGAGCCACGCCGTCTCTGCACTCTGCAAGGAAGAGTATCTCGCCGCCATCAGTCACAGCATTCTTTGTGAGTTCAAGTGCCCGCTGCGCATGATAGAGGCTCTTGTCCTGGGGATAGCCGCCCGGGGAAACGATGACCCTTGATCTCTGTTCCACTCGGAAGCTCGCAGTCCTGTCCAGCACCTCAATTCCTCTCGATGTGACTGGTTCCAATTCACCAGCGTCCGCCCAGACCACCTTTCCGCCGGCGGATATCACAGACAGGGTGAAGGCTTTCGCATGCACTGTTATCATCTCCATTGCTTCCCTCATGTCGTCTGCCAGAGGGTTGTCACGCTTGCTCCTATCAGGATGGTACGGGTGCCTGCCGAATGTGGACTTCGGGTCAAGTGCCATCGCATGGTTCGCTTCGATGGACGCAAAAGCGCAGACTCCAGGAAGGAAGTCCTTCAGTGCATTCGAGTATCCGGCAAAGTAGTGCGCCTTCATGTCCGCCGCTACCACGTAGACATCGTGGCCGACAGCGAGTCTGTTCACAATCACTGGCGTCCCCCTGCTTGTCTCTCCCAGATCCACCATGTCTGGGAGGTGACAGTCATGGATTGACACTGACACACTGGTCACCTTCGCGGCGCGTGCTGCGCTCTTG from the Candidatus Thorarchaeota archaeon genome contains:
- a CDS encoding glycosyltransferase family 2 protein, producing MSESGDRRDRFAAFCGYCKASCSAPPPSSSTYILWTNVYNEVASVPALFRYVAHQTKKPVVWLWVDDGSTDETAEVIAREAANYRQLDVWLERMPKKQKPNFFTLGKTHETVLTRVSDRVDRLGVQYMAILDADTEPCPNYFARLCSIMDAHSDLGAVAGYPVQEQDKLYSGRPMNSGKMIRWQIVRSIGRFWDYCPDSFYNLKAEAQGYRVAVVKVPVRLDRPTTAVVSREGAFRQGRLSFYVGRSLWMVLIRAVWRFLTGKRGRELLQGYLSERARGTWRCTDPDVISHYASETSFRGSVRDAIAILGQHMSRHRTLV
- a CDS encoding glycosyltransferase family 2 protein produces the protein MGYVLVTNIFNEAERIQGIIDNILLQSMRPTAWVWIDDGSTDGGIKIVERFGETGLIPIKSFRLPAKKRGNLDTIGRAWNVAHPYIRQSLRTDYLAVTDVDTRYPKNYFERVCDFMDRHPSVGAASGNVRGRPYFNPTAPMGCGKVIRWSIIDAIESYWDMAPDSYFNIKAAILGYGLASFRDLLIESPPATMYSKKGRLRYGRCAYYTWLPLPRVLGNGLKDLLKSRHGSDYLRGFWQEWSRGEWRCTDPDVKRYFSMSYLLTHGRKLKKRCFSSIKS
- a CDS encoding GIY-YIG nuclease family protein, which gives rise to MTSKPGQRYFVYIIETDDGTYYTGQTNDLLRRFREHMSGAASGAAYLRMHKPMYLVYLEEVPDRKTALAREREIKRKRKLRMSLVGSRRDLREVVASERDYR
- the xylB gene encoding xylulokinase; protein product: MSNPIVAIDVGTTGVRSMLFDVKGAVLSRAYMEFESRFPSPSWVEQDAESWWTATCETLKRMLKDAPCRPSEIAAVSITNQRETVVPVDSHGKPLRNAIVWQDRRTTAQCEWIRNTVAPEEVYQTTGLTIDPYFTAPKLLWMKENEPDKFRAAETFLLVHDYIVFRLTGQRVTDFSNASRTMLFDIRRGDWSDRMLDALDIPRDKLPAPVESGTVVGETTPDASRATGLAKGTPVVAGGGDQQCAALGVGVVRPGSIKATTGTGTFMLAYSESVRLDPLARVLCSRHVVPGAFVVEASMFTTGSALRWFRDQLGAEERMHADEMGVDPYDVMTEEASAVPAGSEGVLHLPHFVGAGAPYWNPNSRGAFVGLALGHTRKHLMRAVLEGVAYDLRTNLDVMSELVIKGKELRVTGGAARSEVWMQIQADVLGIPVIRTEMEEATAVGAAILACKGVGLFKSVADAAEGMVRVRPPLVPTSAHREVYDMGFKRYKALYSALSSLSLS
- a CDS encoding DUF2088 domain-containing protein; the protein is MKLKVSYGDGKVELDIPDENIDRLIEPVQERTLDDPTAELERVMREPHGARLESLVAGKSVCLLVEDHTRDEPHAEMLHAIMPRLREARRVQAIVTTGSHEVEHEGNLRIVETIKSAARAAKVTSVSVSIHDCHLPDMVDLGETSRGTPVIVNRLAVGHDVYVVAADMKAHYFAGYSNALKDFLPGVCAFASIEANHAMALDPKSTFGRHPYHPDRSKRDNPLADDMREAMEMITVHAKAFTLSVISAGGKVVWADAGELEPVTSRGIEVLDRTASFRVEQRSRVIVSPGGYPQDKSLYHAQRALELTKNAVTDGGEILFLAECRDGVAPQEAVENFYNRLTAPLDEVLSSIGSKYHLYEHKAYKFAEMLKRVSRVKMLTALDEKTVAKAHLVKVSSAQSVIDQWIAENPKVKILVIDKGNKLSVYAA